TTCATGGGGAGGGGCACCTGGAAACACACATCAGATAATAGGTATCAAGGCTTTCTTGAGTGGTACACATGTATTTAATGTTATGGTATGGGATGCCATTCGGGCTGTTGATTATCTGGTTAGCCGGCCGGAAGTTGATGCAGACAAAATTTGCATGACGGGTAGTTCCGGAGGTGGCATGATGACGACATACATCTTGCCTTTCGATGATCGTATTCAAGTTTCCGTGCCCACATGTAATCCAAATACATGGTCGTACCGTGTGCATGCAGGTCTGGCAACAGATCACGAGCAGGTTTTTTTTGGTGCCTTTGAAAGTAGTATAGATCCCCGTGGAGATCCCCTGTTTGCTCACGTACCCAAACCTTTGCTGCTTAACACTACAACCGACGATCATTTGAATCCTACCCGAGGTGTTTGGGATCTTAGTACATGGTTGTATAAAACCTATTCTGCACATGGTGTACCAGAAAAGTTTACTACAACAATGGTTAGGGCAGGGCATGCTTACAATAAGGAGCAACGTGAAATAACCTATTCCTGGATGTTGCGATGGACCGATGGTGATGCATCGGATTTTTGGGAAGGGGATGCCCATTTAGCAGCGGAAGAGGATTTATGGGCTGCAGAAAATGGCAGTGTTTTCAATGAATCAGGGAATAGACAGGACCAGGATTTGGTTTTGGATTATTTAAGTGAAAATAAAGCTCAATGGAAATCTATAACCACACAAGAAGATTTAAATGACCGCAAAAAAAGGATGCCTGATTTGGTCAAAAATGTACTTCATGTGGATTTGGATCATATTCAGGCAAAAGGAGATTTAAAAGTATCGCATGAGGTGGGAGATGTCAAGGTTAACTCCTTTGTGATTGAACCGGAAGAGGGGATTGTACTACCCGGAGTTCTTCTGGAATCTGGGAAAAATAGCATGTCTGATGATATTATATTGTATGTCAGTGAGAATGGTAAATCGGATGTTCTCAGGGAAGAGAAAATTGTAAGCGAAATGCTAGATGAAGGATACAGGATTTGTGCGGTTGATCTGCGGGGTATAGGAGAAACAGCGCCCGACATGGTTGGCA
Above is a genomic segment from Bacteroidales bacterium containing:
- a CDS encoding acetylxylan esterase codes for the protein MKKNIFIFLLIIIFCSCGSIYGQGNLSNRDLTVLDEPADNMMQNYLTHIVDRQFSARDSLLSSLKTQSDWDQWASTIRDSMRSWTGPFPERTPLNARVTGRIEREDYVIEKILFESRPDYLVSANLYLPKDITSPRPAHLNVIGHAQVGKADERYQRMSIAQAKNGFVVLTIDQLGQGERQVSDYASWGGAPGNTHQIIGIKAFLSGTHVFNVMVWDAIRAVDYLVSRPEVDADKICMTGSSGGGMMTTYILPFDDRIQVSVPTCNPNTWSYRVHAGLATDHEQVFFGAFESSIDPRGDPLFAHVPKPLLLNTTTDDHLNPTRGVWDLSTWLYKTYSAHGVPEKFTTTMVRAGHAYNKEQREITYSWMLRWTDGDASDFWEGDAHLAAEEDLWAAENGSVFNESGNRQDQDLVLDYLSENKAQWKSITTQEDLNDRKKRMPDLVKNVLHVDLDHIQAKGDLKVSHEVGDVKVNSFVIEPEEGIVLPGVLLESGKNSMSDDIILYVSENGKSDVLREEKIVSEMLDEGYRICAVDLRGIGETAPDMVGKFWDFLAGKPIFGQRVRDVLTTVKWLKESDLNARHIKFWGKGMGSLYGAFAGVLTNDIDEFILEEPLISFESVVQVKVPEYNNEIMLPGILEKFDMPQVYQVLSPRPVSIINPRLGDKTSAGNSDINKMDDLILPAYRVTESEDAWSIK